A region of Sulfuricella denitrificans skB26 DNA encodes the following proteins:
- a CDS encoding glycosyltransferase has translation MKILMISDVYFPRVNGVSTSIATFRRELVAQGHEVHLIAPDYGRITEDEHNIHRIPSRNLILDPEDRMMKAGHVMAMKEWLHQSDFDIVHIQTPFVAHYLGVRLARELGVPRIESYHTFFEEYLYFYVPFLPKQFMRFMARRLSSHQCNNLDGMVVPSSAMLKALRNYGIETHAEVIPTGLDPESFEPGDGAAFRRRHGITAQRPVMLYVGRVAFEKNIGFLIKVLVRVRLDIPDVLLVVAGEGPALSSLKQDVDKLSLSSNVLFVGYLDRRRELPGCYRSADVFVFSSHTETQGLVLLEAMAQGVPLVSLARMGAKDVLKPGQGVLIADDDIEDFSAKAVRLLRDKEYAAGLGKIGREYAATWSAAVLAQRLAGFYRAVIERHAEIPAASLDPQRS, from the coding sequence GTGAAAATCCTGATGATCTCGGATGTCTATTTTCCTCGCGTCAATGGAGTTTCCACCTCTATCGCCACATTCCGGCGTGAACTGGTGGCGCAGGGACACGAGGTACACCTGATCGCACCGGACTATGGCCGGATCACCGAGGATGAGCACAATATCCACCGCATTCCTTCCCGCAACCTGATTCTCGACCCGGAAGACCGGATGATGAAGGCCGGGCATGTGATGGCGATGAAGGAGTGGCTGCATCAGTCCGATTTCGATATCGTGCACATTCAGACACCATTCGTGGCGCACTATCTGGGGGTGCGTCTGGCCAGAGAACTGGGCGTGCCTCGGATCGAAAGTTACCATACCTTCTTCGAGGAATACCTCTACTTCTACGTCCCCTTCCTGCCGAAACAGTTTATGCGCTTCATGGCGCGCCGCCTGTCGAGCCACCAGTGCAATAATCTCGACGGGATGGTGGTACCTTCGTCTGCGATGCTCAAAGCCTTGCGCAACTATGGCATCGAAACGCATGCCGAGGTGATTCCAACCGGGCTGGATCCGGAGAGTTTCGAACCCGGCGATGGCGCAGCCTTCCGCCGGCGCCATGGCATCACGGCGCAGCGTCCGGTGATGTTGTATGTAGGAAGGGTGGCGTTCGAGAAAAACATCGGCTTCCTGATCAAAGTACTGGTTCGTGTTCGGCTGGATATTCCGGACGTGCTGCTGGTCGTGGCTGGCGAAGGGCCGGCGCTTTCCAGTTTGAAGCAGGATGTGGACAAGTTGTCATTGTCGAGCAACGTACTGTTCGTTGGCTATCTTGACCGGCGCCGCGAACTGCCGGGCTGCTACCGTTCGGCGGATGTTTTTGTATTTTCATCGCACACCGAAACACAAGGGTTGGTGCTGCTGGAGGCCATGGCCCAGGGAGTGCCGCTGGTGTCTCTTGCCAGGATGGGCGCCAAGGATGTGCTCAAGCCCGGGCAAGGAGTATTGATTGCAGACGATGATATCGAGGATTTTTCAGCCAAGGCAGTCAGGCTGCTGCGTGACAAGGAGTACGCAGCCGGTCTGGGGAAAATTGGCAGGGAGTATGCGGCAACCTGGTCCGCAGCGGTACTGGCACAGAGATTGGCCGGGTTCTACCGGGCCGTGATCGAGCGCCATGCTGAGATACCTGCCGCCAGCCTTGATCCGCAGCGCAGCTGA
- a CDS encoding TusE/DsrC/DsvC family sulfur relay protein has protein sequence MELPERDGDGYLDDMNIWTEEIGRAMAEADGYVLDDAKWAQVLKAREYFEEFGSVPPIRKFAKYLGEEQNTVFKLWMTGPMKPITKYGGLPKPTGCV, from the coding sequence ATGGAACTTCCAGAGCGCGACGGAGATGGTTATCTCGACGACATGAACATTTGGACAGAAGAGATTGGACGAGCAATGGCGGAAGCAGACGGTTATGTGCTCGATGACGCCAAATGGGCTCAGGTCTTAAAAGCCCGTGAATATTTCGAAGAATTCGGCAGCGTGCCGCCGATACGGAAGTTCGCCAAATACCTGGGCGAAGAACAAAATACCGTATTCAAACTCTGGATGACCGGTCCAATGAAGCCGATCACCAAGTACGGTGGTCTGCCCAAGCCTACTGGCTGCGTTTAA
- a CDS encoding N-acetylmuramoyl-L-alanine amidase: protein MLAGIRIALVFLLVAAASVHAEISITSARVWPADDYTRVTLESASPVKYQFLAVKNPDRLVIDLEGVDVNSALEGLAAKVAANDPYIKLVRVARNKPGVVRVVLDLKGEVKPQIFTLLPYGDYGHRLVLDIYPLQPADPLMALLEKKEVTVPGGAKEQVEKSPELTIATASESPSSEKSADMAKLAEKPGRTEMRAWKPEVSRLITIAIDAGHGGEDPGALGRNGSREKDVTLAIARRLKAQVDAEPNMRGVLIRDGDFFIPLHGRVVKARNVRADLFVSIHADAFVKPDARGSSVFALSERGATSAAARWLAKKENDADLIGGVNIDVKDVYLKQTLLDLSQTATINDSLKLGKAVLGELGGINLLHKSSVEQASFAVLKSPDIPSILVETAFISNPEEERRLSDDAYQDKMAAAMLSGIKSYFAKNPPLARSKMASAK, encoded by the coding sequence ATGCTTGCAGGAATTAGAATAGCGCTTGTATTTCTTCTGGTCGCAGCGGCAAGCGTCCATGCGGAAATCAGCATCACCTCGGCGCGGGTCTGGCCGGCGGACGATTACACGCGGGTCACGCTGGAATCCGCAAGTCCGGTCAAATATCAGTTTCTCGCGGTCAAGAACCCCGATCGTCTGGTGATCGATCTTGAGGGCGTGGACGTCAATTCCGCGCTGGAAGGGCTTGCAGCCAAGGTTGCGGCAAATGATCCTTACATCAAGCTGGTGCGCGTCGCCCGTAACAAGCCGGGTGTGGTGCGTGTGGTGCTGGACCTGAAGGGTGAGGTCAAGCCGCAGATATTCACCTTGCTGCCCTACGGAGATTATGGTCACCGTTTGGTACTGGATATTTACCCATTACAGCCGGCGGACCCTCTGATGGCGTTGCTGGAAAAAAAGGAAGTGACTGTACCGGGGGGCGCCAAAGAGCAAGTCGAGAAGTCGCCTGAACTGACCATTGCCACCGCATCGGAAAGTCCATCCAGCGAAAAGTCCGCTGATATGGCAAAGTTGGCAGAGAAACCGGGTCGGACGGAAATGCGTGCATGGAAACCGGAGGTATCACGCCTCATCACCATTGCGATCGACGCTGGCCATGGTGGAGAGGATCCCGGTGCACTTGGCAGAAATGGTTCAAGGGAAAAGGACGTGACTCTGGCCATTGCCCGACGTCTGAAAGCCCAGGTTGACGCGGAGCCTAACATGCGCGGCGTGCTGATCCGCGATGGTGACTTTTTCATTCCCCTGCATGGCCGGGTGGTCAAGGCACGCAACGTCAGGGCCGACCTGTTCGTCTCGATCCATGCCGATGCTTTCGTCAAGCCCGATGCGCGAGGCTCTTCGGTGTTCGCGCTGTCGGAGCGTGGCGCCACGTCCGCTGCAGCGCGCTGGCTGGCAAAGAAAGAGAACGATGCCGACCTGATTGGCGGCGTCAACATTGACGTCAAGGACGTTTACCTCAAACAGACCTTGCTCGATTTGTCGCAGACGGCCACCATCAACGACAGCCTCAAACTAGGTAAGGCCGTGCTCGGCGAGCTCGGTGGGATAAACCTGTTGCACAAGAGTTCGGTGGAGCAAGCCAGCTTCGCCGTGCTGAAATCGCCGGACATCCCTTCGATCTTGGTGGAAACCGCCTTTATCTCCAACCCCGAAGAAGAGAGAAGGCTTTCGGACGATGCCTATCAGGACAAAATGGCAGCGGCAATGCTTAGCGGAATCAAGAGTTACTTCGCGAAAAATCCGCCGCTGGCACGTTCAAAGATGGCCAGCGCCAAATAA
- the tsaE gene encoding tRNA (adenosine(37)-N6)-threonylcarbamoyltransferase complex ATPase subunit type 1 TsaE has product MRVISESVHVHSLDENPRQSKITRHLADEGATDAFGAELAKVLKPGLMITLSGDLGAGKTALVRAMLRALGYAGKVKSPTYALVEFYVISSLYLYHFDFYRFNDPDEWHEAGFREYFNENSVCLVEWPEKAGGLLPSPDIKISLDIRESGRNVTVEAGSEKGRLCLQELE; this is encoded by the coding sequence ATGAGAGTAATCAGTGAGAGTGTCCACGTGCATAGTTTAGATGAAAACCCCCGGCAGTCGAAAATAACCCGCCATCTTGCCGATGAAGGTGCGACCGATGCATTCGGTGCGGAACTGGCCAAGGTGCTGAAACCGGGCCTGATGATCACCCTCAGTGGCGACCTCGGCGCCGGCAAGACTGCATTGGTGCGCGCCATGCTGCGCGCGCTGGGTTATGCAGGAAAAGTGAAAAGCCCTACCTATGCATTGGTTGAATTTTATGTGATTTCTAGCTTATACTTATATCACTTTGATTTTTATCGCTTCAATGATCCGGACGAATGGCACGAAGCGGGCTTTCGGGAATATTTCAACGAAAACTCGGTATGTCTCGTCGAATGGCCGGAAAAGGCGGGTGGTCTGTTACCCTCGCCGGACATCAAGATTTCCCTGGATATCCGGGAATCCGGTCGGAATGTCACGGTTGAGGCGGGCAGTGAGAAGGGTAGGCTATGCTTGCAGGAATTAGAATAG
- the queG gene encoding tRNA epoxyqueuosine(34) reductase QueG, whose product MHVDTLTDYSHLDLRQIAENIKAWGMELGFQAIGIAGNDLGQAEARLLEWLAQGCHGEMDYMANHGVKRSRPQELVPGTLRVITARMAYFPPQARDSIAVMDDSSKAFISRYALGRDYHKLIRARLQKLAEKIQSEIGPFQFRAFTDSAPVMEVELASKSGLGWRGKHSLLLSRSSGSWFFLGEIYTDLPLPIDEPEQNHCGTCTRCMTSCPTDAIVAPYQVDAQRCISYLTIELKGSIPEELRPLIGNRVYGCDDCQLACPWNKFGQLTREPDFAVRHGLDDAKLTALFRWSEEEFDARLAGSPIRRIGHERWLRNIAVGLGNALPSDDVIAALQSRLDHPSVLVREHVVWALERQISRRE is encoded by the coding sequence ATGCACGTGGACACTCTCACTGATTACTCTCATCTGGATTTACGGCAGATTGCCGAAAATATCAAGGCCTGGGGGATGGAACTCGGCTTTCAGGCTATCGGCATTGCCGGTAACGATCTCGGCCAGGCCGAAGCACGCCTGCTGGAATGGCTGGCACAAGGTTGCCATGGCGAGATGGATTATATGGCAAACCACGGCGTCAAGCGCAGCCGTCCGCAGGAACTGGTACCGGGCACGCTACGCGTGATCACGGCGCGCATGGCCTACTTCCCACCCCAGGCGCGCGACAGCATAGCGGTCATGGATGACAGCAGCAAAGCCTTCATCTCGCGCTATGCACTGGGCCGCGACTATCACAAGCTGATCCGGGCCCGGCTGCAAAAGCTGGCGGAAAAAATCCAGAGCGAAATCGGCCCGTTCCAGTTCCGCGCCTTTACCGACAGCGCGCCGGTAATGGAAGTGGAACTCGCCAGCAAAAGCGGGCTGGGCTGGCGCGGAAAGCACTCGCTGTTGCTGTCGCGCTCGTCCGGCTCGTGGTTTTTTCTCGGTGAAATCTATACCGATCTGCCGCTGCCCATCGACGAACCCGAGCAAAACCACTGCGGCACCTGCACCCGCTGCATGACCTCCTGCCCCACCGATGCGATCGTCGCACCCTATCAGGTGGATGCACAGCGCTGCATCTCCTACCTCACCATCGAGCTCAAAGGCAGCATCCCGGAAGAACTGCGCCCCCTGATCGGCAATCGCGTCTACGGCTGCGACGACTGCCAGCTAGCCTGCCCGTGGAACAAATTCGGCCAACTCACGCGCGAGCCGGATTTCGCCGTGCGCCATGGCCTGGACGATGCAAAACTGACCGCACTTTTCCGCTGGAGTGAAGAAGAGTTCGATGCCCGGCTGGCCGGCAGCCCTATCCGCCGCATCGGCCATGAACGCTGGCTGCGCAACATTGCCGTCGGACTGGGCAATGCCCTGCCGTCAGATGATGTGATCGCCGCCCTGCAATCCCGCCTGGACCACCCGTCCGTTCTGGTGCGGGAGCATGTAGTCTGGGCACTGGAAAGACAGATCAGTCGTCGAGAGTAG